Proteins encoded within one genomic window of Bermanella sp. WJH001:
- a CDS encoding helix-turn-helix domain-containing protein, whose product MLSGFALGVMSVLALVVWRDYGKLTVAKTFVFILIAGACFLVEPQLSGIWALLAADLYTMVPALFWVLCQLAFSRRPKVFSLTGFIALYTILAPMFARHFVESHNESLMVFLWTWPSYCEYLMIALGLWTVVASWSDDLVESRRQLRGAVLIAVGISVLLVVIPANTHIVGRWLPYLSINIITLTCAYFLLHTHQGVLFGVVNPVSTTDVMNVPTNEDANTNVPELNLDAQKLNNLMAQGFYRTEHLTLKDLASELALPEYKTRNLINQTLGYRNFNDYINQLRIHEAAERLKREPDSPILNISLDVGYRTLSSFNRAFKDIMSMSPSEYRAKQ is encoded by the coding sequence ATGCTTTCTGGTTTTGCCTTGGGCGTCATGTCTGTATTAGCTCTGGTTGTTTGGCGCGACTATGGCAAGCTAACCGTGGCAAAAACATTTGTATTTATCTTAATTGCAGGTGCCTGTTTTTTAGTGGAGCCCCAGTTATCCGGAATCTGGGCGCTACTGGCGGCTGATCTATACACCATGGTACCGGCCTTATTTTGGGTCTTATGCCAGTTGGCATTTTCTCGCAGACCCAAAGTGTTTTCTTTAACCGGTTTTATTGCGCTATACACCATTTTAGCGCCCATGTTTGCTCGTCACTTTGTGGAATCTCACAATGAATCCCTTATGGTCTTTCTCTGGACGTGGCCTTCGTACTGTGAATATTTAATGATTGCGTTGGGTTTATGGACAGTGGTGGCCAGCTGGTCTGATGACTTGGTTGAGTCTCGCCGACAACTGCGTGGGGCGGTGTTAATTGCGGTGGGAATCAGTGTATTGCTTGTGGTGATTCCCGCCAATACACACATTGTTGGTCGATGGTTACCTTATTTATCCATCAATATTATTACCCTGACTTGTGCCTATTTTTTACTGCACACCCATCAAGGGGTGTTGTTTGGGGTCGTAAACCCCGTCAGCACCACGGACGTCATGAACGTACCTACAAATGAAGACGCTAACACCAATGTGCCCGAGCTAAACTTAGATGCACAAAAATTAAACAATCTAATGGCGCAAGGCTTTTATCGCACAGAGCATCTAACCCTTAAAGATTTAGCCAGCGAGCTGGCATTACCTGAGTACAAAACCCGCAACCTAATCAACCAAACGCTGGGCTATCGCAACTTTAATGACTACATTAATCAGCTCAGAATCCATGAAGCGGCCGAGCGTTTGAAACGCGAGCCCGACAGCCCAATTTTGAATATTTCCCTTGATGTAGGTTACCGCACATTAAGTTCGTTTAACCGCGCCTTTAAAGACATCATGAGCATGTCCCCATCTGAATATCGCGCCAAACAATAG
- a CDS encoding AraC family transcriptional regulator encodes MTIHFQPKHMGLVDDIKQILKTSLSDHPNFDMIADAFNISGRTLRRQLSEAGTSFQKLLDNQRRQYAIECLQNTNMSTEDIAEALGFSDVANFRHAFKKWVGLSPAVYRQQFQFSCNTVNA; translated from the coding sequence ATGACTATTCACTTTCAGCCTAAACACATGGGATTAGTGGATGACATTAAACAGATCCTAAAGACCTCTCTATCGGATCACCCTAATTTCGACATGATTGCTGATGCGTTTAATATCAGTGGTCGCACCTTACGCAGACAACTATCTGAAGCCGGTACCAGCTTTCAAAAGCTCCTGGATAATCAGCGTCGCCAGTACGCCATTGAGTGCCTACAAAACACCAACATGAGCACAGAAGACATTGCCGAAGCGTTAGGTTTCAGCGATGTGGCTAACTTCAGACACGCATTTAAAAAGTGGGTAGGTTTATCTCCTGCGGTTTATCGTCAACAATTTCAGTTTTCCTGCAATACGGTTAACGCTTAA
- a CDS encoding FKBP-type peptidyl-prolyl cis-trans isomerase, which translates to MKLDTPAEKVSYLIGRQVGDQLKGSQFEGFAIDGVLKGIQDSMANAEMPLSQEQIEEAYQVIQGQMQEMQAKAAEAAKKVGEDFLAENAKKEGVITLESGLQYEIITEGNGAQPTRESTVRTHYHGTFIDGNVFDSSVERGQPAEFPVGGVIAGWTEALQLMKEGSKWRLFIPSDLAYGPQGSQGAIPPHSALVFEVELLNVL; encoded by the coding sequence ATGAAATTAGATACACCAGCTGAAAAAGTTAGTTATTTGATTGGCCGTCAAGTGGGCGATCAACTTAAAGGCAGCCAGTTCGAAGGTTTTGCAATCGATGGCGTGCTTAAAGGCATTCAAGATTCAATGGCTAATGCTGAAATGCCTTTGTCACAAGAGCAAATTGAAGAAGCTTATCAAGTGATTCAAGGTCAAATGCAAGAGATGCAAGCGAAAGCCGCTGAAGCTGCGAAAAAAGTAGGCGAAGATTTCTTGGCAGAAAATGCTAAAAAAGAAGGCGTGATCACTTTAGAAAGCGGCCTACAGTACGAAATCATCACTGAAGGTAACGGCGCTCAGCCAACTCGTGAGTCAACGGTTCGTACTCACTACCATGGTACTTTCATCGATGGCAATGTATTTGATAGCTCTGTTGAGCGTGGTCAGCCTGCTGAATTCCCAGTGGGTGGCGTAATTGCTGGTTGGACTGAAGCACTTCAATTGATGAAGGAAGGCTCTAAATGGCGTCTATTCATCCCGAGTGATCTTGCTTATGGCCCACAAGGCAGCCAAGGTGCGATCCCTCCTCACAGTGCTCTAGTATTCGAAGTTGAACTACTAAACGTACTGTAA
- a CDS encoding sulfite exporter TauE/SafE family protein produces the protein MLDQIILFLISTLANIFSAFAGGGAGLIQLPVLIFMGLPFSVALATHKVATVALGLGATIRNVKEGHTSWRLNGFMLACGIPGVVLGAYVIIGVDDRMAEIALGVMTLALSVYSLFKPQLGLEPQEKHRDWQGWLIGGLGLSLIGFANGALSAGTGLFATMWLVKWFGLNYKQAVGHTLIAVGLFWNASGALTMGLIATIQWDWLVALVLGSLVGGYVGAHLAIKMGSGWIKRAYEVITLVVGLKLIIG, from the coding sequence ATGTTAGACCAGATTATACTGTTTTTGATCAGCACCTTGGCCAATATTTTTTCAGCCTTTGCGGGCGGTGGCGCTGGATTGATCCAACTACCTGTTTTGATCTTTATGGGTTTGCCATTTTCTGTGGCCTTGGCAACTCATAAGGTGGCCACCGTCGCGCTGGGGTTAGGGGCCACGATTCGCAATGTGAAAGAAGGGCATACCAGCTGGCGTTTGAACGGTTTTATGCTGGCTTGTGGTATTCCTGGGGTGGTTTTAGGCGCGTATGTGATTATCGGGGTGGATGATCGCATGGCAGAAATCGCTTTGGGTGTGATGACCCTTGCCTTGAGCGTTTATTCTTTATTCAAACCTCAGCTTGGTTTAGAGCCTCAAGAAAAACATCGTGATTGGCAAGGTTGGCTCATTGGAGGGCTTGGCTTGTCATTGATTGGTTTTGCCAATGGTGCTTTATCTGCCGGTACAGGCTTGTTTGCTACCATGTGGCTGGTGAAGTGGTTTGGTCTTAATTATAAACAAGCGGTAGGGCATACCTTGATTGCGGTGGGTTTGTTTTGGAATGCCAGTGGCGCTTTGACCATGGGATTAATTGCGACGATTCAATGGGATTGGCTAGTAGCATTGGTTTTAGGCTCACTCGTGGGTGGTTATGTTGGGGCTCATTTGGCGATTAAAATGGGCTCTGGTTGGATTAAACGAGCTTATGAGGTGATAACCTTAGTTGTGGGCTTAAAGCTGATTATTGGATAA
- a CDS encoding glutaredoxin domain-containing protein, translating to MSSYALYYYDQCPFCQMVLREMHNLPLKVELKNTLKDPQNRQDLIQGGGRSTVPCLRITDESNQVQWMYESRDIVQYLKQQAK from the coding sequence ATGTCGTCTTATGCCCTGTATTACTATGATCAATGCCCATTTTGCCAAATGGTGCTTAGAGAGATGCACAACCTGCCACTAAAGGTTGAGCTTAAAAACACACTCAAAGACCCACAAAATCGCCAGGATTTAATCCAAGGTGGCGGCCGTTCAACGGTACCGTGCTTACGTATTACCGATGAAAGCAACCAAGTACAGTGGATGTATGAATCTCGTGACATTGTGCAGTATTTAAAGCAGCAAGCTAAATAA
- a CDS encoding riboflavin synthase subunit alpha produces MFTGIVQSAVKIERIEKKPGLWTLTLVLPQQLIPGLTIGASVALNGTCLTVTSINNQHVTFDVMMASLKLTNLQSLEEGSLVNVERAAKFGDDIGGHQLSGHVHGIVKVVEVERPENNCIVWFELLDKFKPYVFDKGYIGLNGCSLTIAQVKEDRFCVYLIPETLNVTTYQNVQVGDGINLEIDSHTQAVVDTVERLLKQKQLA; encoded by the coding sequence ATGTTTACTGGAATTGTACAGTCCGCTGTTAAGATTGAGCGTATCGAAAAGAAACCAGGTTTATGGACACTCACACTTGTGTTGCCACAGCAGCTTATACCTGGGCTGACGATTGGTGCTAGTGTGGCATTGAATGGCACTTGTCTCACTGTGACAAGCATTAATAATCAACACGTCACTTTTGATGTGATGATGGCCAGTTTAAAGTTAACCAACTTGCAATCACTTGAAGAAGGTTCGTTAGTGAATGTGGAGCGAGCGGCAAAATTTGGTGATGATATTGGCGGGCATCAATTAAGTGGTCACGTGCATGGCATTGTAAAGGTGGTGGAGGTTGAGCGCCCTGAAAACAATTGCATCGTGTGGTTTGAGTTATTAGATAAATTTAAACCGTATGTATTTGATAAAGGTTATATAGGTTTAAATGGGTGCAGCTTAACCATTGCACAGGTGAAAGAAGACCGTTTTTGTGTGTATTTAATTCCTGAAACGTTGAATGTGACAACCTATCAAAACGTGCAGGTGGGTGATGGCATTAATTTGGAAATCGATAGCCATACACAGGCGGTGGTTGATACGGTTGAACGACTGCTAAAACAAAAACAATTAGCGTAA
- a CDS encoding patatin-like phospholipase family protein, whose translation MTRKPETKKIGLVLSGGGARAAYQVGVLKAIVRLLPQEHPNPFNIISGTSAGAINAVALASYASHYRQGIQRLEHIWKNFSCDQIFRSDFLSVLKWSSKFFMNTFFGYKAGDPVSLLDNSPLRQLVKKMILFENIQKAIDNQDLHALSVTASGYASGESVSFFQGHKSIKNWQRLRRIGLRSRIAVDHLLASSAIPAVFPAVQINREYFGDGAIRQLAPMSPALHLGADKILVIGVSGQAHKRKPREQMKHYPSMAKIMNHMFNAAFLDSMESDVERLSRINNTISKIPDDVIQSQHIGLRPVEILEINPSESIDDIAARHARELPKSLRFFLKGSGTTHKSGAGVLSYLLFERGFCRELIQCGYDDAMKRKDDILRFFCEETESKKQA comes from the coding sequence ATGACACGCAAACCCGAAACAAAAAAAATTGGATTAGTACTCTCAGGGGGCGGTGCCCGTGCGGCTTATCAAGTTGGTGTCCTTAAGGCGATTGTAAGGTTGTTACCACAGGAACACCCTAACCCTTTCAACATCATAAGCGGCACCAGTGCCGGCGCCATCAATGCGGTCGCCCTTGCCAGTTATGCCAGTCATTACCGCCAAGGTATTCAGCGTTTAGAGCATATTTGGAAAAACTTCAGCTGTGATCAAATATTCCGCAGCGACTTTTTAAGTGTTTTAAAGTGGTCTAGTAAATTCTTCATGAATACCTTTTTTGGCTACAAAGCAGGCGACCCTGTTTCGTTATTAGACAACTCCCCCTTGCGCCAGCTAGTTAAAAAAATGATCTTGTTTGAAAATATTCAAAAAGCCATTGATAACCAAGATTTACATGCGCTATCGGTTACCGCATCTGGTTATGCATCTGGTGAATCAGTGAGTTTCTTCCAAGGTCACAAAAGCATCAAAAATTGGCAGCGCCTGCGCCGTATTGGATTACGCTCACGCATTGCTGTGGATCATTTATTGGCCTCGTCTGCCATTCCAGCGGTGTTTCCCGCTGTTCAAATTAATCGTGAATACTTTGGTGATGGGGCCATTCGCCAGCTAGCACCCATGAGCCCAGCTTTGCATTTGGGTGCTGATAAAATATTAGTGATTGGTGTGAGCGGCCAAGCTCACAAGAGAAAACCTCGGGAACAAATGAAGCACTACCCAAGTATGGCCAAGATCATGAACCATATGTTTAACGCTGCGTTTTTAGATAGCATGGAAAGTGATGTGGAGCGTTTATCGCGTATCAACAATACCATCAGTAAAATCCCAGACGATGTTATACAGTCACAACATATTGGTTTAAGGCCTGTCGAAATTTTAGAAATCAATCCAAGCGAATCCATTGATGACATTGCAGCACGCCACGCTCGAGAATTACCCAAAAGCCTACGCTTTTTTTTAAAGGGCTCTGGTACTACCCATAAAAGCGGTGCGGGTGTATTAAGTTATTTATTGTTTGAACGTGGATTTTGTCGTGAGCTAATCCAATGCGGCTATGATGACGCCATGAAACGAAAAGACGATATTTTACGATTTTTCTGTGAAGAAACTGAATCCAAGAAACAGGCTTAA
- the rnhB gene encoding ribonuclease HII has protein sequence MSEIIEQEQVLIDQALIYCGVDEAGAGPLCGDVVAAAVVLDPNNPIDQLNDSKKLSEKKREMLFPIIKEKALAYCIARCSAQEIDDINILNARMLAMTRAIEGLNISIQHALIDGNRLPKDLPCPGTAIVKGDALVAAISAASVLAKVQRDHDMVELDKQYPQYGLAKHKGYPTKAHLEALQEFGPTEIYRKTYGPVKKLLNEKTA, from the coding sequence ATGAGTGAAATCATTGAACAAGAGCAGGTGTTAATTGATCAAGCTCTTATTTATTGCGGCGTTGATGAGGCCGGGGCAGGTCCTTTATGTGGCGATGTAGTGGCCGCCGCTGTGGTGCTAGATCCAAATAACCCTATTGATCAATTAAATGATTCGAAAAAATTAAGCGAAAAAAAACGTGAGATGCTATTTCCAATTATTAAGGAAAAAGCATTGGCCTATTGTATTGCACGTTGTAGTGCCCAAGAAATTGACGATATCAATATTCTAAATGCTCGAATGCTTGCCATGACTCGAGCCATTGAAGGATTAAATATCTCAATTCAACACGCGTTAATTGACGGTAATCGTTTGCCTAAAGATTTACCCTGCCCAGGGACGGCCATTGTAAAAGGGGATGCATTGGTGGCAGCTATTTCAGCTGCATCGGTTTTAGCCAAGGTACAGCGTGACCATGATATGGTTGAGCTGGATAAGCAGTATCCGCAGTATGGCTTAGCCAAACACAAAGGGTATCCTACCAAAGCGCATCTTGAAGCTTTGCAGGAATTTGGGCCCACGGAAATCTACCGTAAAACTTACGGCCCTGTTAAAAAGCTGTTAAATGAAAAAACCGCCTAA
- the lpxB gene encoding lipid-A-disaccharide synthase: protein MSLCFAMVAGEASGDILGAGLIKALKQQYPDARFVGIGGPKMIAEGFETLYPMERLSVMGLFEVLGRLGELLKIRKQLFNTLLELKPDVFIGIDAPDFNLKLEQKLKEKSIKTVHYVSPSVWAWREKRVFKIKKSVDLVLCLFPFEVDFYKKHEVPAVCVGHTLADAIALETDTQGARQQLELVDDLPVVALMPGSRGGEVSRLGELFLQAAELIKQQVPTVQFVLPAANQDRFTQLTHMLADHERLSVKLLNGQSREAMASSDVVLMASGTAALEGMLFKKPLVVSYKLSALTAYIVRKMLKQPFVSLPNLLAGKELVPEILQEAATPENLANAVLNFLQNKNASAHLKEEFTQLHNWLKRDADVAAAKAIIELVKIK, encoded by the coding sequence ATGTCATTGTGCTTTGCCATGGTGGCAGGAGAAGCGTCTGGGGATATCCTTGGCGCAGGATTAATTAAAGCATTAAAGCAACAATACCCTGATGCCCGTTTTGTTGGTATTGGCGGCCCTAAAATGATTGCCGAAGGATTTGAAACCTTATACCCCATGGAGCGTTTATCTGTGATGGGGTTGTTTGAGGTATTGGGTCGCTTAGGCGAATTATTAAAAATACGAAAGCAGTTATTTAATACCTTGCTTGAGCTTAAGCCTGATGTATTTATTGGCATTGATGCACCTGATTTTAATTTGAAGCTTGAGCAAAAATTAAAAGAAAAAAGCATCAAGACCGTGCACTACGTCAGTCCAAGTGTTTGGGCTTGGCGCGAAAAGCGTGTATTTAAAATTAAAAAATCCGTTGATCTTGTTTTGTGTTTATTTCCATTTGAAGTGGATTTTTATAAAAAACATGAGGTGCCTGCGGTTTGTGTAGGTCATACCTTGGCGGATGCCATAGCATTAGAGACAGATACACAAGGTGCTCGCCAGCAATTAGAATTGGTAGATGATTTACCAGTAGTGGCATTGATGCCAGGCTCCCGTGGTGGTGAAGTGTCACGATTAGGCGAATTATTTTTACAAGCGGCTGAGCTGATTAAACAGCAAGTCCCGACGGTTCAATTTGTATTGCCTGCTGCTAACCAAGATCGGTTTACGCAGTTAACCCATATGTTGGCTGATCATGAACGCCTTTCTGTTAAGTTATTAAATGGCCAAAGTCGAGAAGCCATGGCAAGTTCAGACGTAGTATTAATGGCATCCGGTACGGCTGCTTTAGAAGGTATGCTGTTTAAAAAACCTTTGGTGGTGTCTTATAAGTTATCGGCACTAACGGCTTACATTGTACGTAAAATGCTTAAGCAACCGTTTGTATCTTTGCCTAATTTATTAGCAGGTAAAGAGTTAGTGCCTGAAATATTGCAAGAAGCGGCTACACCTGAAAATTTAGCCAATGCAGTTTTGAATTTTTTGCAAAATAAAAACGCGTCCGCTCATTTAAAAGAAGAGTTCACTCAATTGCATAACTGGTTGAAACGCGATGCCGATGTTGCAGCAGCAAAAGCCATAATAGAGTTGGTTAAAATAAAATGA
- the lpxA gene encoding acyl-ACP--UDP-N-acetylglucosamine O-acyltransferase, with amino-acid sequence MIDSRAIIDPSAKLAANVEVGPFTIIGPDVVIGEGTVIGSHVVIKGPTTIGKHNQIFQFCTIGEDCQDKKFKGEPTRLEIGDHNIFREACTVHRGTTQDNSLTKIGSHNLFMVNVHVAHDVIIADNCILANDTNIAGHVHIGNYVILGGASQVHQFVKIGSHSMCGTGSIVLKDVPAYIMANGNSAKPHGINIEGLKRRGFEKNDIRVLRNAYKTVYRKGLTLEEARPELLELLKESPAVEAFIESIDQSTRGIIR; translated from the coding sequence TTGATTGATTCACGCGCTATTATTGATCCAAGCGCCAAGTTGGCAGCAAACGTTGAAGTTGGACCGTTCACGATTATTGGCCCTGATGTGGTTATTGGTGAAGGTACCGTAATTGGCAGTCATGTTGTGATTAAAGGGCCAACTACTATTGGCAAGCACAACCAGATATTTCAATTTTGTACCATTGGTGAAGATTGTCAGGACAAGAAATTTAAAGGCGAGCCAACACGCTTAGAGATTGGCGATCATAATATCTTTCGTGAAGCGTGCACCGTGCATCGTGGCACCACACAAGATAATAGTTTGACTAAAATTGGTAGCCATAACTTATTTATGGTGAACGTTCATGTCGCTCATGACGTGATTATTGCTGATAATTGTATTTTAGCTAATGATACGAATATTGCGGGCCATGTGCATATTGGCAACTACGTAATATTAGGTGGCGCTTCTCAGGTTCACCAATTTGTTAAAATTGGTAGTCACAGTATGTGTGGCACTGGCTCAATCGTATTAAAAGACGTGCCAGCTTATATCATGGCAAATGGTAATTCAGCGAAGCCTCATGGTATTAATATTGAAGGTTTGAAGCGTCGAGGTTTTGAAAAAAATGACATTCGCGTGTTACGCAATGCATATAAAACCGTTTACCGTAAAGGCTTAACCCTTGAAGAAGCTCGACCTGAGCTATTAGAGTTACTAAAAGAATCCCCAGCGGTCGAAGCATTTATTGAAAGCATTGATCAGTCAACTCGAGGAATTATCCGCTAA
- the fabZ gene encoding 3-hydroxyacyl-ACP dehydratase FabZ, translating into MAVMNYTEITDLLPHRYPFLLVDRVTELDKKQRIVGYKNVTSNEPFFEGHFPKHPIMPGVLILESLAQLAGLLGLDAIEKEKAENTVYYFAGVDKARFKKPVVPGDRLEMEARYVSDKRGIWRFECEAWVDGQVACQAEIMCAEREIHFD; encoded by the coding sequence ATGGCGGTAATGAATTACACTGAAATTACGGATTTATTACCCCATCGATATCCGTTCTTATTGGTAGACAGAGTAACCGAGCTGGATAAAAAACAGCGTATAGTGGGTTATAAAAATGTCACCAGTAATGAGCCATTTTTTGAAGGACATTTCCCTAAGCATCCTATTATGCCTGGGGTTTTGATTCTTGAATCATTAGCGCAACTAGCTGGGCTATTAGGGCTAGATGCCATAGAAAAAGAAAAGGCCGAAAATACGGTTTATTATTTTGCGGGGGTGGATAAGGCTCGCTTTAAAAAACCGGTAGTGCCAGGAGATCGTTTAGAAATGGAGGCACGTTATGTCAGTGACAAACGTGGAATCTGGCGGTTTGAATGTGAAGCTTGGGTAGATGGACAAGTAGCCTGCCAAGCTGAAATTATGTGTGCCGAAAGGGAAATACATTTTGATTGA
- the lpxD gene encoding UDP-3-O-(3-hydroxymyristoyl)glucosamine N-acyltransferase, which produces MAYTLGEIAQYLNAEVVGDENISIEGLATLSQASSGQLSFLANMAYKDQLQHTQASAVIVHPKQASECQCAALILDNPYLGYARVSQLFNTLPKANHQIHPSAVISPTAKVGEHVSIAANVVIEDHAVIGGGAMIGSGSVVGVNARIGSNTRLHHNVSVYHDVVVGDDCIIHSGAVIGSDGFGFANEKGQWVKICQIGGVVVGNQVEIGANTTIDRGAMSDTLIGDGVKLDNQIQIAHNVEIGAHTAMAAGCMIAGSTKIGSCCTLAGGVGVAGHLQLADGTHVTAMTLVTKSISDPGSYSSGTAMSSTSEWRKSAARFRQLDEMAKRIKLIEKSLKE; this is translated from the coding sequence ATGGCTTATACTCTTGGTGAAATCGCTCAGTATTTAAATGCTGAAGTCGTTGGCGATGAAAACATTAGTATTGAAGGCTTGGCGACTTTGTCCCAAGCCTCAAGTGGACAGTTAAGTTTCCTTGCTAATATGGCCTATAAAGATCAATTGCAGCACACACAAGCCAGTGCTGTTATTGTGCATCCAAAGCAAGCGTCAGAATGTCAGTGTGCAGCCCTTATTTTAGATAACCCTTACCTTGGTTACGCTAGAGTATCCCAGTTGTTCAATACCCTTCCTAAAGCAAATCATCAAATTCACCCAAGTGCAGTGATCAGCCCAACCGCTAAAGTGGGCGAGCATGTGAGTATTGCGGCAAATGTTGTGATTGAAGACCATGCGGTAATTGGGGGGGGAGCGATGATTGGCTCAGGCTCTGTGGTGGGCGTAAATGCGCGCATCGGTTCAAATACTCGTTTGCATCACAATGTGAGTGTTTATCATGACGTGGTTGTGGGTGATGATTGTATTATTCATAGCGGAGCGGTCATTGGCTCGGATGGTTTTGGTTTTGCGAATGAAAAAGGCCAGTGGGTAAAAATTTGCCAAATTGGTGGGGTAGTTGTTGGTAATCAAGTTGAAATTGGTGCAAATACCACTATTGATCGTGGCGCCATGAGCGATACCTTGATTGGTGATGGTGTGAAACTCGATAACCAAATTCAAATTGCTCACAATGTTGAAATTGGAGCCCACACTGCAATGGCGGCAGGTTGTATGATTGCAGGTAGCACCAAAATTGGCAGTTGCTGCACATTAGCCGGTGGCGTAGGTGTGGCGGGTCATTTACAGCTCGCCGATGGCACTCACGTGACAGCAATGACCTTGGTAACAAAGAGTATTTCTGATCCTGGCAGTTATTCGTCAGGAACGGCAATGTCCTCAACCTCTGAGTGGCGTAAAAGTGCAGCGCGATTCCGTCAATTGGACGAAATGGCGAAACGCATTAAACTCATTGAGAAATCTTTAAAGGAATAA
- a CDS encoding OmpH family outer membrane protein, with protein MLKWTKIAVAGLFFVASTAMAAGSKIAVVDMERALFQSDGAKASFKQVEDQFGDDLGKIKQLEKEMMESQEKLQKDGAIMSDEEQRKIRNNIKEQQSEFKFFAGKLQQAEQQWRQQFFRANLPRLQDILKTLIEAEKVDIVLNGQAVIHVVPDLDLTKKLLNKLNEASAAK; from the coding sequence ATGTTGAAGTGGACTAAAATCGCAGTAGCGGGTTTGTTTTTTGTGGCATCTACCGCCATGGCTGCGGGCAGTAAAATTGCTGTGGTTGATATGGAACGTGCTTTGTTTCAATCAGATGGTGCTAAAGCTTCATTTAAGCAAGTTGAAGATCAATTTGGTGATGACCTAGGTAAAATCAAACAGCTTGAAAAAGAAATGATGGAAAGCCAAGAAAAGCTACAAAAAGATGGCGCCATCATGAGCGATGAAGAACAGCGTAAAATTCGTAACAATATTAAAGAGCAGCAAAGTGAATTTAAATTCTTTGCTGGTAAATTGCAGCAAGCCGAGCAGCAATGGCGTCAACAATTCTTCCGTGCCAACCTGCCTCGTTTACAAGACATTTTAAAAACACTGATCGAAGCAGAAAAAGTAGATATTGTGTTAAATGGTCAAGCCGTTATCCATGTGGTACCTGATTTAGATTTAACTAAAAAGCTACTTAACAAACTTAATGAAGCCAGCGCTGCGAAATAA